The sequence ATTTAATGGTCTCGATAACATTCTTGCTGTCTCCATGAGCGGTATCTATGGAAAAAATATCTGCGTCGGCTTCACCCAGTATTTCCGATCTTTTCTCTAGGTCTGTTCCAACTCCCAACGCTGCTGCCACGATTAAATGCCCTTCGCTATCGACTATTGCGTTGGGGTTATCTTCCTTTTTCTGAAGATCGCGAGCAGTGATAAGCCCTACAAGGTGTTTTTCGTTGTCCACAACAAGGATTTTTTCGATTCTATACTTGTGAAGCAACTCCGCCGCTTTCTCCATAGGTTCGTTCTCATTAAGAGTAATTAGCTTCGATGTCATCAGTTCGGAAACGATCCTATTCAAATCTGGTTCGAATCGTATATCCCTATGTGTTAAAATCCCGACTAATTTATCGTTCTTAACAACTGGTAAGCCGGTAATATTGTGTTTATCCATCAAGGAAACGGCTTGGCCGACAGTAATAGTGGGTGGAATAGTTATCGGGTCGCGAATCAGTACGCTTTTAGCACGCTTCACAGCGGCAACCTCGAAAGCCTGTCTTTCGGGAGTCATATTACGGTGGATAATGCCAAGTGCTCCAAGTTGCGCAAGCGCTATAGCCATCTGGCTCTCTGTTACAGTATCCATCGCTGCTGATATTATCGGAATATTCAGCTTAATATTTCCTGTAAAAGGGAGTTTTAGATCGACCTCGTGAGGTAGAACTTCAGAATACCCCGGCAGAATAAGTATATCGTCGAAGCTGTAACTCGGCCGATCTGGTATCTTTCGTTGACTGTTCATTATCACTCCAAATTAAAAAAGGGGTTTTTGATTTGTCAAAGCATCAAGAGCCTCGTTGGCGAGTTTATCCGCGATCTGGTTTTCAGATCGTGGAACATGAGTTATCTTCATCGGTCCAATTCGTTTAATTAATTTTATCGCGGAATTATAAAAGCCTTTTAAATTGGGTGATTTAACCTTGTATAGCCCCTTTATTTGTTTCACTAGAAGTTCGCTGTCCGAACGAATCTCCACTGAATCCACCGGATTTGCTTCAATAAACTTCAAAGCTTGGATAAATGCTGAATACTCGGCAATATTATTGGTGGCTGTTCCAATAAAGCCCTTCAGCTTCTTTAGAATTCGCCCAGAGGAGTCCTGAACCACCACTCCATATGATGCAGGGCCGGGATTGCCTCTGCAGGCCCCATCAATATTTATTATTAGCCTTTCCAATTTACAAGCTTATCCTGAACATTCATCATCCCAAACTAAAATGCGCCCGCAAGTCTCACAATAATTGATGGTATCGTGC is a genomic window of bacterium containing:
- a CDS encoding ribonuclease HI family protein, whose protein sequence is MERLIINIDGACRGNPGPASYGVVVQDSSGRILKKLKGFIGTATNNIAEYSAFIQALKFIEANPVDSVEIRSDSELLVKQIKGLYKVKSPNLKGFYNSAIKLIKRIGPMKITHVPRSENQIADKLANEALDALTNQKPLF
- the guaB gene encoding IMP dehydrogenase; translated protein: MNSQRKIPDRPSYSFDDILILPGYSEVLPHEVDLKLPFTGNIKLNIPIISAAMDTVTESQMAIALAQLGALGIIHRNMTPERQAFEVAAVKRAKSVLIRDPITIPPTITVGQAVSLMDKHNITGLPVVKNDKLVGILTHRDIRFEPDLNRIVSELMTSKLITLNENEPMEKAAELLHKYRIEKILVVDNEKHLVGLITARDLQKKEDNPNAIVDSEGHLIVAAALGVGTDLEKRSEILGEADADIFSIDTAHGDSKNVIETIKYLKKNFSKIPVIAGNVGTSDGAVRLADAGADVVKVGIGPGSICTTRVITGVGVPQAEAVYNCAMVLDQYKIPIIADGGIRYSGDATKALALGASAVMLGNMFAGTDEAPGETVLFEGRRFKVYRGMGSLGAMQQGARDRYAQEHVTDIQKMVPEGIEGRIPYRGPVADVVYQLVGGIRAGMGMAGAQDINEFWTKTKFCRITSTSLRESHPHDIAVTKEAPNYNSI